In Agarivorans gilvus, one genomic interval encodes:
- a CDS encoding GGDEF domain-containing protein: MNPLQRDAYYPFLVLISLTLVLWQNLGMERKLLLDLNKQSEVFLNDQLVNGHSGSGLLLKQQDKATLFCSSEAQTNSACALSLQLNRALSAIRLDHYQQLNLDIAFSSNLPDSLILQFYLATDPQQNYQHLLQQSILPRQGRANYQLSLAQFYTPSWWQLARAQTTPSGSPQVNHFALITGDNQQTKNIELSLYRIELSGKLIAAKDLYLGLLAVWLISLCVSYFKLGRGLKEQHQQSHKHALELNKMNSYLSIERDNYEFMAKTDPLTSCFNRAGLRNIFSDIIIEYIETNMPASIVLFDIDHFKQINDNYGHDEGDKVLINIANLVRQQIREGDYLARWGGEEFLVVCTHTRQAGACALAEHLRQSIEQTMLSQHSRITSSFGVAEINSGFLEQWIKRADEALYQAKQSGRNQVIAAAPQ; this comes from the coding sequence AACCCTCTGCAACGTGATGCTTATTATCCATTTTTGGTATTGATTTCGCTGACCCTAGTGCTGTGGCAGAACTTAGGGATGGAGCGCAAGCTCCTGTTAGATCTAAATAAACAAAGTGAGGTATTCCTCAACGATCAATTAGTAAATGGGCATAGCGGCAGCGGCTTATTATTAAAACAGCAAGATAAAGCCACCCTGTTTTGTAGTAGCGAAGCCCAAACCAATAGCGCCTGCGCTCTTAGCCTACAACTAAACCGAGCACTATCCGCTATTCGGCTCGATCATTATCAGCAGCTTAACTTAGACATCGCCTTTTCCAGCAACTTACCCGACAGCCTAATACTGCAATTTTATTTAGCAACGGACCCTCAGCAAAACTACCAACACTTACTACAGCAAAGCATTTTGCCGCGCCAAGGTCGGGCTAATTATCAATTATCACTGGCGCAGTTTTACACGCCCTCTTGGTGGCAACTAGCAAGGGCACAAACCACCCCCAGCGGGTCACCGCAAGTCAATCACTTCGCCTTAATCACCGGAGATAACCAACAAACCAAAAACATCGAGTTATCACTGTATCGTATCGAGCTCAGCGGCAAACTGATTGCCGCCAAAGATTTATACTTGGGGCTGCTAGCCGTATGGTTAATCAGCTTGTGTGTAAGCTATTTTAAACTCGGTCGCGGCCTCAAAGAGCAACACCAGCAATCACATAAACATGCCTTAGAACTCAATAAAATGAACAGCTATCTCAGCATTGAGCGGGATAACTACGAGTTTATGGCGAAAACCGATCCGCTCACCAGCTGCTTTAATCGTGCAGGACTGCGCAATATTTTTAGTGACATCATCATTGAATACATCGAAACCAACATGCCGGCCAGCATCGTATTATTCGACATCGACCACTTTAAACAAATTAACGATAACTACGGCCATGATGAGGGCGATAAGGTGTTAATTAACATTGCCAACCTAGTACGCCAACAAATCCGTGAAGGGGACTACCTAGCACGCTGGGGAGGAGAAGAGTTTTTAGTGGTATGTACCCATACGCGGCAAGCGGGCGCCTGTGCACTGGCAGAACATTTACGCCAAAGTATCGAACAAACCATGCTTAGCCAGCACAGTCGAATTACTAGCTCCTTTGGCGTAGCAGAAATTAACAGTGGCTTTTTAGAGCAGTGGATCAAGCGCGCCGACGAAGCGCTCTACCAAGCTAAACAAAGTGGCCGCAATCAAGTAATAGCGGCGGCCCCCCAGTAA
- a CDS encoding methyl-accepting chemotaxis protein has translation MKRLSIGAKLLWISSALFLVVVAVLSFSLWWSLSEQNTQLAEQVKSSLHQETQQRLSARAAEYGEKVAGFINEAYRIPYSFAGLIERTAQQQTLSRSGVEQAVYGTLQKNQLLSSMYAQFEPNGYDQLDDQNSEGQSHSVVGSGSLEIYVVRNNDGSIEQQQVEDSAEKYVATKDEFGIREAEWYLCAKDRKKPCLMEPYLYEISPGNEELMTSLTVPVVVDQQFKGVVGVDVNLPVFQQLIDELSASLYQGKAKVTLLSQLGLVVAASHYQDFARPLGEAVEPSLAKQYQQLDQQGGFLESDKQLVFAYPVNIPLADAHWSLLIEVDKQDAYKSALSMSQVMAEMASSLGSLLLIVGIVVSVLAVLAISIVIRSLLSPLKVIQARVENLASAEGDLTQSITVDAHAELIALGGGINSFITKLRELISQLKTLSERAQHESQTSADIAQHTRDSVNKQYQEIESVVTAVNEMSSTALEVAKASEQTAQETEAMTDNARSGEARLKQAMHYVTTMSEESLQAKDAVAKVADSSTNISNIVDVINAIAEQTNLLALNAAIEAARAGEQGRGFAVVADEVRSLASKTQNSTGEISQLINTLQSEVSSASGIIEQGVEGAQRAVEQTESALSDLNTIVSQIEEVSGQITHIATAAEEQSAVTEEVNRNITAISDSAAELASLADQTTQSSSSLAQLVEEQQQQLNKLKT, from the coding sequence ATGAAGCGTTTATCAATTGGCGCGAAATTACTCTGGATAAGCTCAGCCTTATTTCTGGTGGTCGTAGCGGTCCTATCATTTAGTTTATGGTGGTCGTTAAGCGAGCAGAATACTCAACTCGCCGAACAAGTTAAAAGCAGCCTACACCAAGAAACCCAACAACGCTTAAGTGCCCGCGCCGCCGAGTATGGCGAAAAAGTGGCTGGCTTTATCAACGAAGCCTACCGTATTCCATATAGCTTTGCTGGCCTTATTGAACGCACCGCACAGCAGCAAACGCTAAGCCGTTCGGGTGTAGAACAAGCGGTATATGGCACTCTGCAAAAAAACCAACTGCTTTCTTCCATGTACGCTCAGTTTGAGCCCAATGGCTACGACCAATTGGATGATCAAAATTCAGAAGGACAGAGCCACAGCGTTGTAGGCTCGGGTAGTTTAGAGATATACGTCGTGCGCAATAACGACGGCAGCATCGAGCAGCAGCAGGTTGAAGATTCGGCAGAAAAGTATGTTGCAACAAAGGATGAATTTGGCATTCGTGAAGCCGAGTGGTATCTCTGCGCCAAAGACCGCAAAAAACCCTGCTTAATGGAACCCTACCTCTACGAAATTTCTCCGGGGAACGAAGAGTTAATGACTTCGCTCACCGTGCCCGTGGTAGTTGATCAACAATTTAAGGGAGTAGTGGGTGTTGATGTAAACCTTCCGGTATTCCAGCAACTTATTGACGAGCTTTCTGCCAGCCTTTATCAAGGCAAAGCCAAGGTAACGCTACTCAGTCAATTGGGCTTGGTGGTAGCGGCTAGCCACTACCAAGATTTCGCCCGCCCGCTAGGAGAAGCCGTAGAGCCTTCGCTCGCCAAACAATACCAGCAATTAGATCAACAAGGCGGCTTTTTAGAAAGCGATAAGCAACTGGTATTTGCCTATCCGGTTAACATTCCTCTGGCTGACGCCCACTGGTCTTTGCTGATTGAAGTGGACAAGCAAGACGCCTACAAAAGCGCCTTAAGCATGAGCCAAGTGATGGCCGAGATGGCCAGCTCACTGGGCAGTTTGCTGCTGATAGTCGGCATAGTGGTATCGGTATTAGCGGTACTAGCGATTAGCATTGTGATCCGCTCGCTACTATCACCGCTTAAAGTAATTCAAGCGCGAGTTGAAAACCTAGCCAGCGCCGAAGGGGATTTAACTCAATCAATCACTGTGGATGCTCACGCCGAACTGATCGCCCTAGGGGGTGGCATTAATAGCTTTATCACCAAGCTACGTGAGTTAATTAGCCAGTTAAAAACCTTATCAGAACGGGCTCAGCACGAGAGCCAAACCTCGGCCGACATTGCCCAGCACACCCGTGACAGCGTCAACAAGCAATATCAAGAAATTGAAAGCGTGGTAACGGCGGTGAACGAAATGAGCTCTACCGCTTTAGAAGTGGCCAAGGCCTCGGAGCAAACCGCCCAAGAAACCGAAGCCATGACCGACAATGCCAGATCGGGCGAGGCGCGCCTGAAACAGGCAATGCACTACGTCACCACCATGTCAGAAGAATCCTTGCAAGCCAAAGACGCAGTAGCCAAAGTCGCCGACAGCAGTACCAACATCAGCAATATTGTGGATGTGATTAACGCCATCGCCGAACAAACCAACCTATTGGCACTGAACGCCGCCATTGAAGCCGCCCGTGCTGGTGAGCAGGGTCGCGGTTTTGCGGTAGTGGCCGATGAAGTGCGCTCGTTGGCTTCCAAAACTCAGAACTCTACCGGTGAAATTAGCCAACTAATTAATACCCTACAAAGTGAAGTGAGCAGCGCGTCTGGAATTATCGAACAGGGTGTAGAAGGGGCGCAGCGCGCAGTAGAACAAACCGAGTCGGCACTTAGCGATTTAAATACCATTGTTAGCCAAATCGAGGAAGTCTCTGGGCAAATCACCCATATTGCTACCGCGGCAGAGGAACAAAGTGCCGTCACCGAAGAGGTGAACCGTAACATTACCGCCATCTCTGATTCGGCGGCAGAGCTAGCCAGCTTGGCCGACCAAACCACTCAAAGCAGTAGCAGTTTGGCGCAGTTGGTAGAGGAGCAACAACAGCAACTTAACAAGCTAAAAACCTAA
- a CDS encoding mechanosensitive ion channel family protein, with amino-acid sequence MIDQELAQLESVYQTIVDFLVQYSFQLVGAVIILLLGLWFASKVAKWVFRVLEHKGLDITLTNFIANLVKLLLISITVIIALGKLGISITPFVAALGALSLGAGLAIQGTLSNYGAGLAIILTRPFVIKNTITVKGYTGVVAEINLATTVLVNEDNERVTIPNRHIVGEIIKNTEQNSLIEGEVAIAYGCQPEQAIELIESTLAAIEEVQSSPSIKVGIAAFADSGINISYRFWVPTPVYHQSKFAANLAVFNALQQAGISIPFPQREVRLLAEQG; translated from the coding sequence ATGATTGACCAAGAACTCGCTCAGCTCGAATCGGTTTACCAAACCATTGTGGATTTTTTGGTGCAATACAGCTTTCAGCTGGTGGGCGCCGTTATTATCCTGTTGCTGGGGCTGTGGTTTGCGTCCAAGGTGGCTAAGTGGGTATTTCGAGTACTGGAGCACAAGGGGCTCGATATTACCCTCACCAACTTCATAGCCAATCTGGTGAAGTTATTGCTCATCAGCATCACGGTGATTATTGCGCTGGGTAAGCTGGGCATTAGTATTACCCCCTTTGTGGCGGCCTTAGGTGCCCTTTCTTTGGGTGCGGGTTTAGCCATACAAGGTACCTTGTCTAACTATGGTGCGGGTTTGGCCATTATTCTAACGCGCCCCTTTGTTATCAAAAACACCATCACCGTTAAAGGCTACACCGGTGTGGTCGCAGAAATTAACTTGGCTACCACGGTATTGGTTAATGAAGACAACGAGCGGGTGACCATTCCTAATCGCCACATCGTCGGTGAAATCATTAAAAACACCGAGCAAAATAGCTTGATTGAAGGCGAAGTCGCCATCGCATATGGCTGCCAACCTGAGCAGGCGATTGAGCTTATTGAAAGTACTTTAGCGGCGATAGAAGAAGTGCAAAGCTCACCCAGCATCAAGGTGGGCATAGCCGCTTTTGCCGACAGTGGTATTAATATTAGCTACCGTTTTTGGGTGCCTACACCGGTCTATCATCAAAGCAAATTTGCGGCTAATTTAGCGGTATTTAATGCCCTGCAACAGGCTGGGATTAGCATTCCTTTTCCGCAGCGAGAAGTGCGTTTATTGGCCGAGCAAGGCTGA
- a CDS encoding TPR end-of-group domain-containing protein: MSSVLSTIAVLFLILFLSVSLPSFASAQALANEAAAEPPPEAQQTATQLEQLDEPLYKPFIERYVLDELKQLRVDQAQNKHELMQQIVDREHQSVDRAVAYATDTVTYFFYLIAAATSVLVLVGWSSFRDIKERVHTLADEEISKLVQEYEQRLELIEKQMKQKTLHIEENREVIELTQEIQSLWLRAQQDSSAANKITIYDEILKLRPDDCEALTYKADAVLELNEPQWAANLCHQALKVDPENSHAFYQLACAHTTMEHYEDALRFLAEALNRRESYMEDIRQDPALQPLLNDESLQQLNSMLNQAVVH; this comes from the coding sequence ATGTCTAGCGTCTTAAGTACCATTGCTGTGTTGTTTCTGATTTTATTTCTGAGCGTGTCTCTGCCCTCGTTTGCCAGTGCCCAAGCATTGGCAAACGAAGCCGCCGCAGAGCCTCCGCCAGAAGCCCAGCAAACAGCTACGCAGCTAGAGCAACTAGATGAGCCGCTGTATAAACCTTTTATTGAGCGCTATGTGCTGGATGAACTAAAGCAATTGCGGGTTGATCAGGCACAGAACAAACATGAACTAATGCAGCAGATTGTGGATAGAGAACATCAATCTGTTGATCGTGCGGTGGCTTATGCCACCGACACGGTGACCTACTTTTTCTACTTAATTGCCGCCGCGACCTCGGTCTTGGTTTTGGTGGGCTGGTCTTCATTTCGCGACATTAAAGAACGGGTGCATACCCTGGCCGATGAAGAAATTTCTAAGTTAGTTCAGGAGTATGAGCAGCGTCTTGAACTGATCGAAAAGCAAATGAAACAAAAGACCCTGCATATTGAAGAAAACCGCGAAGTGATTGAGTTAACTCAAGAAATTCAATCATTATGGTTACGTGCCCAGCAAGACTCCTCCGCCGCCAATAAAATCACTATTTACGATGAAATTTTAAAATTACGTCCAGACGATTGTGAAGCTTTAACCTACAAGGCCGATGCGGTATTAGAACTCAACGAGCCGCAGTGGGCTGCTAATCTTTGCCATCAGGCATTGAAAGTTGACCCTGAGAATAGCCACGCCTTCTACCAGTTGGCCTGTGCTCACACCACCATGGAACATTACGAAGATGCGCTACGCTTTTTGGCCGAAGCCCTAAATCGCCGCGAAAGTTACATGGAAGACATTCGTCAAGACCCTGCCTTACAACCCTTGCTTAATGATGAATCGCTGCAGCAGCTAAATAGCATGCTTAATCAGGCGGTGGTTCACTAG
- a CDS encoding aspartate kinase produces the protein MNHTIEKIGGTSMSDYLSVRDNIIYQASEEQLYQRVFVVSAYGGITDQLLEHKKSGQPGIYGLFASAMEDDSWLKKFEQVKSQLLEINLQLFGEGTLLKQANLFLNERLDDAKQCLLDLQSLCQHGHFALDAHLGTVREMLASIGEAHSAWNTAKLLQRDGVNACFVDLTGWLTNKHVPLDERIREAFAEIDLSKQLPIVTGYAHSDAGLMTSFDRGYSEMTFSRLAVLTQAKEAIIHKEFHLSSADPRLVGEHNAVPIGRTNYDVADQLANLGMEAIHPKAAKGLRQNGIALRVKNTFEPEHSGTLITGDYVSDSPCVEIIAGCKGIYALELFDQDMAGSITQYDQQVLAIIQRFKAQLVSKDINANTLTHYLSTNLKTVKRIREALEQRFPEAEFNQQKVAIVSAIGSDMQVAGMLAKTVQALASQSVSVLAIHQSMRQVDIQLVVKEADYEQAVKSLHAELVEVHDHGRAICLAS, from the coding sequence ATGAATCATACCATTGAGAAAATTGGTGGTACGTCGATGAGTGATTACTTGTCGGTGCGCGATAATATTATTTATCAAGCGAGTGAAGAGCAGCTTTATCAACGGGTATTTGTGGTGTCGGCCTACGGCGGCATTACCGATCAATTGTTGGAGCATAAAAAAAGTGGTCAACCGGGTATTTATGGCTTGTTTGCCAGTGCCATGGAAGATGACAGTTGGTTGAAAAAGTTCGAGCAAGTAAAGAGCCAGTTGTTAGAGATAAACCTACAGTTGTTTGGCGAAGGCACCTTGTTAAAGCAAGCTAACCTTTTTCTAAATGAGCGGCTAGATGATGCCAAACAGTGCTTGTTAGACTTACAAAGTCTTTGTCAGCACGGCCACTTCGCGCTGGACGCTCATTTAGGCACTGTTAGAGAAATGCTCGCCAGCATCGGTGAGGCGCATAGTGCATGGAACACCGCTAAGTTATTGCAACGTGATGGGGTTAATGCCTGTTTCGTGGATTTAACCGGCTGGTTAACCAATAAACACGTTCCTTTGGATGAGCGGATCCGCGAAGCCTTTGCCGAAATTGATTTAAGCAAGCAGTTGCCGATTGTGACTGGTTATGCTCACAGTGATGCGGGTTTAATGACGTCGTTTGATCGTGGTTACAGTGAAATGACTTTCAGTCGTTTGGCGGTATTGACCCAAGCTAAAGAAGCCATTATTCACAAAGAATTTCACCTCAGTAGTGCCGATCCACGTTTAGTGGGCGAGCATAATGCGGTACCGATTGGTCGTACTAACTATGATGTGGCCGACCAATTGGCGAACCTAGGCATGGAAGCGATTCATCCTAAGGCTGCCAAGGGCTTACGACAAAATGGTATCGCCCTAAGGGTGAAAAATACCTTTGAGCCAGAGCATAGTGGTACCTTGATTACTGGTGACTATGTGAGTGATTCACCCTGCGTAGAGATTATCGCCGGCTGTAAGGGCATTTACGCTCTAGAGTTGTTTGATCAAGATATGGCGGGTAGTATTACTCAATATGACCAGCAGGTATTGGCGATTATTCAACGCTTTAAGGCGCAGTTAGTATCGAAAGATATTAACGCTAATACGCTGACTCACTATTTATCGACCAATTTAAAAACCGTTAAAAGGATCCGCGAAGCCTTAGAGCAGCGCTTCCCTGAAGCTGAATTTAATCAGCAAAAAGTGGCTATTGTTTCAGCCATTGGCAGCGATATGCAGGTGGCGGGTATGTTAGCCAAAACAGTACAGGCTTTAGCTAGTCAGTCTGTTAGTGTATTGGCTATTCACCAATCGATGCGTCAGGTAGACATTCAATTGGTGGTTAAGGAGGCCGACTACGAGCAGGCGGTGAAGAGCTTGCATGCGGAGTTGGTAGAGGTTCATGATCATGGGCGAGCCATATGTCTAGCGTCTTAA
- a CDS encoding ectoine synthase codes for MIVRTLAEANKTNRRVVSPDGNWESTRLLLKEDQMGFSFHMTTIYKGADFYMHYQNHLESVYCVSGKGEIENLADGKKHPIEPGTIYILDNHDKHILRAFEELTLACVFNPPVTGNEVHNAEGAYELDTEAV; via the coding sequence ATGATTGTAAGAACATTAGCGGAAGCAAACAAAACTAACCGTCGTGTAGTTTCTCCAGATGGTAATTGGGAGAGCACGCGTTTGTTATTGAAAGAAGACCAAATGGGCTTTTCTTTCCATATGACTACCATCTACAAGGGTGCAGATTTTTACATGCATTATCAAAATCACCTAGAGTCGGTTTACTGCGTCTCTGGTAAAGGTGAAATTGAAAACCTCGCCGATGGTAAAAAACACCCAATTGAACCAGGCACTATCTACATTCTAGATAACCACGATAAGCACATTCTACGTGCCTTTGAAGAATTGACCTTGGCCTGTGTATTTAATCCGCCGGTAACCGGTAATGAAGTTCACAACGCCGAAGGCGCTTACGAGTTGGACACCGAAGCTGTTTAA
- the ectB gene encoding diaminobutyrate--2-oxoglutarate transaminase has product MKIFNQIESEVQSYARSFPRIFNRAKGEWMWDEDGNQYLDFLAGAGTLNYGHNNPLFKQALLDYIEQDGITHGLDMHTRAKGEFLQTFNDKILRPRNMEYMVQFTGPTGTNAVEAAMKIARNVTGQQNIVTFTNGFHGVSLGALAATGNSHHRDASGVSLNGTHRMPYDGYLGDNIDTTEYLDKVLADSSSGINSPAAVIVETVQGEGGINAASIEWLRNLQTVCRKHKILLIVDDIQAGCGRTGDYFSFEEAGIEPDIITLSKSLGGYGLPFAVVLMKPELDQWKPGEHNGTFRGNNLAFVTAKAALDHYWSDNAFSEEVKRKGRYISQRLENIVQQYGDGNFTTKGRGMFQGINCVNGELAGKITRAAFQKGLIIETSGADDQIVKFLCPLVISEANLEKGIDIVEEAIREVCAKTDSIPEEKVYFEVA; this is encoded by the coding sequence ATGAAAATTTTTAATCAAATTGAATCTGAAGTTCAAAGCTATGCTCGTTCATTCCCGCGCATCTTTAACCGCGCTAAAGGTGAGTGGATGTGGGACGAAGATGGTAATCAGTATTTAGATTTTCTAGCTGGAGCGGGCACGCTGAACTACGGCCACAACAACCCTTTATTTAAGCAAGCCTTGCTAGATTACATCGAACAAGATGGCATCACCCATGGCTTAGATATGCACACTCGTGCCAAAGGTGAGTTTCTACAAACCTTTAACGATAAAATTCTGCGTCCGCGTAATATGGAATACATGGTGCAATTTACGGGCCCCACTGGGACTAACGCCGTAGAAGCTGCCATGAAAATTGCCCGTAACGTAACCGGCCAACAAAACATTGTTACCTTTACCAATGGTTTCCACGGGGTGAGCTTAGGTGCCTTGGCGGCCACTGGTAACTCTCATCACCGTGATGCCTCGGGTGTGAGCTTAAATGGCACCCATCGCATGCCTTATGACGGTTACTTGGGTGACAACATCGATACCACCGAATACTTAGATAAAGTATTGGCTGACTCCAGCAGTGGTATTAACTCTCCTGCGGCGGTGATTGTAGAAACGGTGCAAGGTGAAGGTGGTATTAACGCGGCGAGTATCGAGTGGCTGCGTAACCTGCAAACCGTGTGTCGTAAACACAAAATATTGCTGATTGTTGATGATATTCAGGCTGGTTGTGGCCGTACTGGCGATTACTTCAGCTTTGAAGAAGCAGGCATCGAACCCGATATTATCACCCTGTCTAAATCTTTAGGCGGTTACGGCCTGCCATTTGCGGTAGTGCTAATGAAGCCAGAATTAGACCAATGGAAGCCCGGTGAGCACAACGGCACCTTCCGCGGTAATAACTTAGCCTTTGTTACGGCTAAAGCGGCACTTGATCACTATTGGTCTGACAATGCCTTCTCTGAAGAAGTGAAGCGCAAAGGCCGTTATATCTCGCAGCGTTTGGAAAATATTGTCCAGCAATATGGTGATGGCAACTTCACCACCAAGGGACGTGGCATGTTCCAAGGTATTAACTGTGTGAACGGTGAACTGGCCGGAAAAATTACCCGTGCGGCTTTCCAAAAAGGGCTGATTATTGAAACCAGTGGTGCTGACGACCAAATCGTTAAGTTCCTTTGTCCACTGGTGATCAGTGAAGCCAACCTAGAAAAAGGCATCGATATTGTTGAAGAGGCGATCCGTGAAGTATGCGCCAAGACCGACAGCATTCCTGAAGAGAAAGTTTATTTTGAGGTGGCGTAG
- the ectA gene encoding diaminobutyrate acetyltransferase: MLDIGSIVFKAPRLEDGMAVFRLVESCPPLDVNSSYCNLLQCSHFSATSVKAEYDGSLVGFVSGYLIPERPNTLFIWQVAVAEQARGIGLASQMLQQILARPACAAVEYLETTITADNQASWSLFRALASKHLNAELNSGEWMDKQRHFAGQHDSEQLLRIGPFQPSLIVNQE; encoded by the coding sequence TTGCTTGATATAGGAAGTATCGTTTTTAAGGCGCCTAGGCTGGAAGACGGTATGGCTGTATTTCGTTTGGTGGAAAGTTGCCCACCGCTAGATGTCAATTCTAGTTACTGTAACTTACTGCAGTGCAGTCATTTTTCTGCCACCTCGGTGAAAGCGGAATATGACGGCTCCTTGGTTGGATTTGTTTCAGGATATTTAATTCCGGAACGGCCAAATACCCTGTTTATTTGGCAAGTGGCAGTTGCAGAGCAAGCGAGAGGGATTGGCCTCGCTTCGCAGATGTTGCAACAGATCCTCGCTCGCCCTGCATGTGCAGCGGTGGAGTATTTGGAAACCACTATTACCGCAGACAACCAAGCTTCGTGGTCATTATTTAGAGCCTTAGCCAGCAAACATCTGAACGCAGAATTGAATTCAGGTGAGTGGATGGATAAGCAGCGCCACTTTGCAGGTCAACATGATTCTGAACAGCTACTGCGGATCGGACCTTTTCAACCTTCTTTAATTGTTAATCAAGAGTAA
- a CDS encoding MarR family winged helix-turn-helix transcriptional regulator produces the protein MNRIEEVLVALRRVIRGTDLYSKHLAKTTGLTAPQMLLLQTIRNMGKVTIGELANEMSLSQATVTSILDRLEKRQLVYRERSQQDKRKVHAHLTEQAAEVLKEAPIPLQEQFTKQFDELQEWEQMMIISSLQRVAKMMDAHNIDAAPVLDLGVLDRQSTNIDKV, from the coding sequence TTGAACAGAATAGAAGAAGTCTTGGTTGCATTGCGTCGGGTGATCCGCGGAACCGACTTGTATTCCAAGCACTTAGCAAAAACAACAGGTTTAACCGCCCCACAAATGTTGCTACTGCAAACTATTCGCAACATGGGTAAGGTCACCATTGGTGAGTTAGCCAATGAAATGAGCCTAAGCCAAGCCACCGTCACCAGTATTTTGGATCGTTTAGAAAAGCGCCAACTGGTTTATCGCGAACGCTCTCAACAAGATAAACGCAAGGTGCATGCCCACCTTACCGAGCAAGCTGCTGAAGTATTAAAAGAGGCACCCATTCCGCTGCAGGAACAGTTCACTAAGCAATTTGATGAGCTGCAAGAATGGGAGCAAATGATGATTATTTCATCCTTGCAGCGAGTGGCAAAAATGATGGACGCCCATAATATCGATGCCGCACCGGTTTTGGATTTAGGGGTGCTGGACAGACAGAGCACCAACATCGACAAGGTCTAG
- the araC gene encoding arabinose operon transcriptional regulator AraC, whose product MISKRIANNTYLKHMQNDPLKPGYNFDAHLVAGLTPIEKGGEFDFCIDRPQGMKGFIINYTSEGRGSIFKDDKRFDVNPGDLLLFPPGVPHYYHRHEDADTWKHRWVYFRPRAFWQDWLHWAQLKNEVYFSPPPEQREKQLQIEQLFTDIELYAKTSDPFDVELSLNLLEQLLLRCKQMQPDVRNKALDPRIEAAINFMTVNLTRDFQYQEIAESVCLSSSRLGHLFREEVGMTITQWRDDQRISRAKQLLITNNVSINRISLQVGYNDPLYFSRVFKKLNGISPKGYRKQFSLIY is encoded by the coding sequence ATGATTTCAAAACGTATTGCTAATAACACTTACTTGAAGCATATGCAGAATGATCCCTTAAAACCCGGTTACAACTTTGATGCGCATTTGGTAGCGGGCTTAACGCCGATAGAAAAAGGGGGAGAATTCGACTTTTGCATCGATCGTCCGCAGGGGATGAAAGGCTTTATCATTAACTATACCAGTGAAGGGCGCGGCAGTATCTTTAAGGATGATAAGCGTTTTGATGTTAATCCGGGTGACTTACTATTGTTTCCACCGGGGGTGCCCCATTACTACCATCGCCATGAAGATGCTGATACTTGGAAGCATCGCTGGGTCTATTTTCGCCCGCGCGCATTTTGGCAAGATTGGCTACATTGGGCGCAGCTAAAAAATGAAGTGTATTTTTCGCCGCCGCCAGAGCAGCGGGAAAAACAGTTACAAATAGAGCAGCTGTTTACCGATATTGAATTGTACGCCAAAACCAGTGATCCCTTCGATGTGGAGTTGTCGCTTAACTTGCTAGAGCAACTGCTATTACGTTGTAAGCAAATGCAGCCGGATGTGCGTAACAAAGCCTTAGATCCGCGAATTGAGGCGGCCATTAACTTTATGACGGTTAATCTCACCCGCGATTTTCAGTATCAGGAAATCGCCGAATCAGTCTGTTTGTCTAGCTCTCGCTTAGGCCATTTGTTCCGCGAAGAAGTGGGCATGACCATCACTCAATGGCGCGATGACCAAAGAATTAGCCGAGCTAAGCAATTGCTGATCACCAACAATGTCAGTATTAACCGGATTAGCTTGCAGGTGGGATACAATGATCCGCTGTATTTCTCGCGAGTGTTTAAGAAGCTAAATGGAATTAGTCCTAAAGGCTATCGCAAGCAGTTTAGTTTGATTTATTAA